The Flammeovirgaceae bacterium genome contains a region encoding:
- a CDS encoding sigma-54-dependent Fis family transcriptional regulator codes for MAKILIVDDMPAIRASLREILEHEGHEVLEAKDGEEALKVLEQHEIAVAFCDVKMPKLDGIEVLERVKKAGLPTAFIMISAHGTKETALDSIRRGAYFFIQKPFESIETILIHLRNVLERNSLREENRVLKKKINKDCAIIGESEAIRQVKAMIEKVAPTEARVLITGPNGSGKELVARQIHQQSRRADMPLVEVNCAAIPSELIESELFGHEKGSFTSAIKQRIGKFEQAEGGTLFLDEIGDMSLSAQAKVLRALQENKITRVGGEKEITVNVRIIAATNKDLKKEITENRFREDLYHRLSVIVIKVPALADRKEDIPLLADKFLTDIADEHGNKKKRISQEALKALKNYGWTGNVRELRNVIERLVIMSGEEITSKDVDDFL; via the coding sequence ATGGCTAAAATTCTGATTGTTGACGACATGCCGGCTATCCGCGCCTCCCTTCGCGAAATACTGGAGCACGAAGGGCACGAGGTACTGGAAGCCAAAGATGGTGAAGAAGCACTAAAAGTACTGGAGCAGCACGAAATTGCTGTTGCCTTTTGTGATGTAAAAATGCCTAAGCTAGATGGTATTGAGGTTTTAGAACGCGTAAAAAAAGCAGGCCTACCTACGGCTTTCATTATGATTTCGGCACACGGCACAAAAGAAACAGCACTTGATAGCATCAGGCGTGGCGCGTACTTCTTTATTCAAAAACCTTTTGAAAGTATTGAAACTATTCTGATTCATCTTCGGAATGTGCTTGAACGAAACAGTTTAAGAGAAGAGAACCGGGTGTTGAAGAAGAAAATCAACAAAGACTGTGCAATCATTGGAGAATCCGAGGCCATCCGGCAGGTAAAGGCGATGATTGAAAAGGTTGCCCCCACCGAAGCCCGTGTACTAATTACTGGTCCTAATGGTTCGGGTAAAGAATTAGTGGCCCGTCAGATCCACCAACAAAGCAGGCGTGCCGATATGCCCCTGGTAGAAGTAAACTGTGCGGCCATCCCATCTGAACTGATAGAAAGCGAATTATTTGGCCACGAAAAAGGATCATTTACCTCAGCCATTAAACAGCGTATCGGCAAATTTGAACAGGCCGAAGGAGGCACCTTGTTTCTTGACGAAATCGGGGATATGAGTCTATCAGCTCAGGCCAAAGTGCTTAGAGCCTTGCAAGAAAATAAAATTACCCGGGTGGGTGGCGAAAAAGAGATTACCGTAAATGTGCGGATTATTGCTGCCACCAATAAAGACCTGAAAAAAGAGATTACCGAAAACCGGTTCAGGGAAGACCTGTATCACCGGTTAAGCGTAATTGTGATTAAAGTACCCGCCCTGGCCGACCGGAAGGAGGATATCCCGCTTTTAGCAGATAAGTTTCTGACAGACATAGCCGATGAGCACGGTAATAAAAAGAAACGAATTAGCCAGGAAGCATTAAAAGCCTTAAAAAACTATGGTTGGACCGGAAATGTTAGAGAGTTACGTAATGTTATTGAGCGACTCGTGATTATGTCAGGAGAGGAAATTACCTCGAAAGATGTAGATGATTTCCTGTAA
- a CDS encoding acyl transferase: protein MEKPNSFQSQIYTVNEATFGNIALSVFRYQALYNPVYSEYIKALGIKLQEVNAVHEIPFLPIDFFKTHPVKTGNWNEETIFTSSGTTGTAASSHHICDASFYHNNARLCFEYFFGSLTDHYFLALLPSYLERSNSSLVSMIRYFIELSGLQGSGFYLNNFTQLVDDVMKLQDEGKRKIVVWGVSFALLDLAEKVAPDFSNCLVFETGGMKGRRREITREELHQALKQGLHVERIFSEYGMTELLSQAYTGGGARFKCPPWMRVMARDMTDPLQVGQQNKTGGLNVIDLANIHTAAFIETADMGIVFEDGSFEVLGRLDNAEIRGCNLLVE from the coding sequence TTGGAAAAGCCTAATAGTTTTCAATCTCAAATATACACAGTTAACGAAGCAACTTTCGGAAATATTGCACTTTCTGTGTTCCGTTACCAGGCATTATATAACCCTGTTTACAGTGAATATATTAAAGCCCTTGGCATAAAATTACAGGAAGTAAATGCTGTCCATGAAATCCCTTTTCTGCCAATCGATTTTTTTAAGACCCATCCGGTGAAAACCGGTAACTGGAATGAGGAAACAATTTTTACCAGCAGTGGTACAACCGGAACGGCTGCCAGCAGTCACCATATTTGCGATGCTTCTTTCTACCACAATAACGCCCGTTTGTGTTTTGAGTATTTTTTCGGGTCTTTAACCGACCATTACTTTCTGGCCTTGCTGCCCTCGTATCTGGAGCGCTCAAATTCATCGCTGGTGTCTATGATTCGGTATTTTATTGAATTATCCGGCCTTCAGGGTTCCGGTTTTTACCTGAACAACTTTACTCAGTTAGTGGATGATGTAATGAAATTGCAGGATGAAGGTAAGCGCAAAATTGTGGTATGGGGTGTTTCCTTTGCTTTGCTGGACCTGGCTGAAAAGGTAGCGCCTGATTTTAGTAATTGCCTTGTTTTTGAAACCGGTGGAATGAAGGGCAGGCGAAGGGAAATAACCCGCGAGGAACTTCACCAGGCTTTAAAGCAGGGATTGCACGTGGAGCGGATTTTTTCAGAATACGGAATGACCGAATTGCTGTCGCAGGCTTATACCGGAGGAGGTGCCCGGTTTAAATGCCCGCCCTGGATGCGGGTTATGGCAAGGGATATGACCGACCCGCTGCAGGTAGGCCAGCAAAACAAAACCGGTGGCCTTAACGTTATTGACCTGGCTAATATTCACACGGCAGCGTTTATTGAAACCGCTGATATGGGTATTGTATTTGAGGATGGTTCATTTGAGGTGCTGGGCCGCCTGGATAATGCTGAAATACGGGGCTGTAACCTGCTGGTTGAATAG
- a CDS encoding DUF2279 domain-containing protein has protein sequence MKATNFFVFTWLSLLPVYAQDSTTVINQKRLYTVLIAGGAGYTATLIGLNQLWYAQSERQSFRFFNDNKEWKQVDKVGHFFAAFHFSSATSATLQWSNIEKHKANLWGSVTGFLILLPIEILDGFSADYGASGGDLLANAAGSAFFLGQSLIWNEIRIQPKFSFQRTGYPALRTDGTLGTGMPSEIIKDYNGQTYWLSVNLDKFLHFPKWLNLAFGYGAHEMVYARDHDNQAAGYNAFRQYYVGLDFDLSHIRTKSKVFNTILFLVNMVRLPAPAFQFSKNGTSFRLFQF, from the coding sequence ATGAAGGCAACTAATTTTTTTGTTTTTACCTGGCTTTCATTATTACCGGTATATGCCCAGGATTCGACAACCGTAATTAACCAAAAACGACTTTATACGGTACTCATTGCGGGTGGTGCAGGTTATACAGCCACACTCATCGGGCTAAACCAGCTCTGGTACGCCCAAAGCGAAAGGCAATCCTTCCGGTTCTTTAATGATAATAAAGAATGGAAGCAGGTGGATAAGGTGGGGCATTTTTTTGCCGCCTTCCATTTCAGTTCAGCCACTTCGGCAACATTGCAATGGAGTAACATAGAAAAGCATAAAGCCAACCTTTGGGGATCGGTTACCGGATTTCTCATCCTGCTGCCCATTGAAATACTGGATGGATTTTCAGCCGATTATGGCGCATCCGGTGGCGACTTATTGGCCAATGCCGCAGGGTCTGCCTTCTTTCTGGGACAATCATTAATTTGGAATGAGATACGAATCCAACCCAAGTTTTCCTTCCAACGTACCGGCTACCCCGCCCTTCGTACAGACGGAACCCTGGGTACGGGAATGCCCAGCGAAATCATTAAAGATTATAACGGGCAAACTTACTGGCTCTCGGTTAACCTTGATAAATTCCTTCATTTTCCAAAATGGCTCAACCTTGCTTTTGGGTATGGTGCCCACGAAATGGTATATGCCCGTGATCATGACAACCAGGCTGCCGGCTACAATGCCTTTCGCCAGTATTATGTTGGCCTTGATTTCGACCTTTCACACATCAGAACAAAATCAAAAGTTTTTAACACCATCCTATTCCTTGTTAATATGGTCAGGCTGCCGGCTCCGGCCTTTCAGTTTTCAAAAAATGGAACCAGCTTTCGCCTTTTTCAATTCTGA
- a CDS encoding transketolase: MGKAKFGIFGDGKEVAQLAMAKVFRPGDFRAGYYRDQTFMFAIGELTLQQYFAQLYAHTDVEAEPASAGRLMNGHFATRMLDEQGELKDLTKLKNSSADISPTAGQMPRLLGMAYASKLFRNLPELKQFTTLSNNGSEIAFGTIGNASTSEGMFFEALNAAGVLQVPMLVSVWDDNYGISVPQEYHTTKGSISKLMAGLQRTATEKGFEIMTVKGWDYPALITTYQRAASICREEHVPVLVHVEEMTQPQGHSTSGSHERYKSAERLEWEAAYDCIRKMREWIVEEVLVLPEELDAIEAEAKQTARVAKEKAWKAFNQDIQTDQKRLTTILGNIISQGTGVDQEIAQLKEQLEKAINPTKLDSMRTARKVLRMLRTEGPARDELVTWVNQAFEKATDQYSSHLYSQSAKSALKVAEIKPVYSEKSPEVDGREVVRACFEAALSRDPRVFAIGEDVGKIGDVNQGFAGLQEKFGVLRVTDTGIRECTIVGQGIGAALRGLRPITEIQYLDYLLYALQILSDDLACLQYRTKGGQKAPLIIRTRGHRLEGVWHSGSPIGMILHSLRGIYVLVPRNMTQAAGFYNTMLQSDDPALIIECLNGYRLKEQLPENIGEFTVPLGMPELLREGSDVTIVTYGSMCRIVLEAADELADLGISCEVIDAQTLLPFDSNHTIVESIKKTSRVVFADEDVPGGATAYMMQQVLEGQDGYRYLDSRPVTITAKEHRPAYSSDGDYFSKPNKDDVVEKVYALMQEAEPNRFSSLY; encoded by the coding sequence ATGGGTAAGGCCAAGTTTGGCATTTTTGGTGACGGCAAGGAGGTTGCCCAACTGGCCATGGCTAAAGTATTTCGCCCCGGTGATTTCCGTGCGGGGTACTATCGCGACCAAACCTTTATGTTCGCTATAGGTGAACTTACCCTGCAGCAATACTTTGCACAGCTGTATGCACATACCGATGTGGAGGCCGAACCTGCTTCAGCAGGCCGGTTGATGAATGGCCACTTTGCTACGCGGATGCTTGATGAGCAGGGAGAGTTAAAGGATTTGACAAAGCTGAAAAACAGCAGTGCCGATATAAGCCCTACAGCCGGCCAGATGCCCCGCCTCTTGGGGATGGCTTATGCCTCGAAGTTGTTCCGCAATCTCCCGGAACTTAAGCAATTTACTACCTTATCTAATAATGGCAGCGAGATTGCGTTCGGAACAATTGGTAATGCGTCCACATCCGAAGGCATGTTCTTTGAAGCATTAAATGCTGCGGGAGTTTTACAGGTGCCCATGCTCGTGTCGGTATGGGATGATAATTATGGAATCTCAGTACCTCAGGAATACCACACTACCAAGGGTAGCATTTCAAAATTAATGGCCGGTCTTCAGCGAACAGCAACGGAGAAGGGCTTTGAAATTATGACTGTAAAAGGTTGGGATTATCCTGCATTGATAACCACCTACCAGCGTGCTGCAAGTATTTGCCGTGAAGAACACGTGCCGGTACTGGTTCATGTTGAAGAAATGACACAACCCCAGGGGCACTCCACCAGTGGTTCGCACGAACGGTACAAATCGGCCGAACGGCTGGAATGGGAGGCCGCCTACGATTGCATACGCAAAATGCGTGAGTGGATTGTTGAAGAAGTACTGGTGTTACCCGAAGAACTGGATGCCATAGAAGCAGAGGCAAAACAAACAGCCAGGGTGGCGAAGGAAAAAGCCTGGAAAGCCTTTAATCAGGATATTCAGACTGACCAGAAAAGACTGACCACTATTTTGGGTAACATTATCAGTCAAGGTACAGGTGTCGATCAGGAGATAGCTCAGTTAAAGGAGCAACTGGAAAAAGCCATTAACCCTACAAAACTTGATTCAATGCGTACAGCGCGCAAGGTACTGCGCATGCTCCGTACGGAAGGACCTGCACGAGATGAATTGGTTACGTGGGTTAACCAGGCATTTGAAAAGGCTACCGATCAATACAGTTCTCACTTGTATAGTCAATCGGCAAAGTCGGCATTGAAGGTTGCCGAAATCAAGCCCGTATATTCTGAAAAATCACCGGAAGTAGATGGACGCGAAGTTGTTCGTGCCTGCTTTGAAGCCGCTTTAAGCCGCGATCCGCGGGTGTTTGCTATCGGAGAAGATGTTGGCAAGATTGGTGATGTGAACCAAGGCTTTGCGGGCCTTCAGGAAAAGTTTGGAGTGTTACGGGTAACGGATACCGGCATCCGCGAATGTACCATTGTTGGCCAGGGCATTGGTGCGGCCCTTCGGGGCTTACGGCCCATAACGGAAATACAATACCTCGATTACCTGCTGTATGCACTACAGATACTGAGTGATGACCTGGCCTGTTTACAATACCGTACCAAAGGTGGGCAGAAGGCGCCCCTTATTATTCGCACACGCGGCCACCGGCTTGAAGGTGTGTGGCACTCCGGCTCACCCATCGGGATGATTTTACATAGCCTGCGGGGTATTTACGTGCTGGTTCCCCGGAATATGACGCAGGCTGCCGGTTTTTACAATACCATGCTGCAATCGGATGATCCGGCTCTTATTATAGAATGCCTCAATGGTTACCGCTTGAAAGAACAACTGCCGGAAAATATCGGTGAATTTACTGTACCACTCGGTATGCCTGAATTGTTACGCGAGGGCAGCGATGTAACCATTGTTACATATGGCTCCATGTGCCGCATTGTACTGGAGGCAGCCGATGAACTGGCGGATTTGGGCATTTCGTGTGAAGTAATTGATGCGCAAACGCTGCTCCCGTTTGATAGTAACCACACTATAGTTGAATCCATAAAAAAAACAAGCCGTGTTGTGTTTGCCGATGAGGATGTGCCCGGTGGAGCAACTGCCTATATGATGCAGCAGGTGCTTGAAGGGCAGGATGGCTACAGGTACCTTGATTCCCGCCCCGTGACTATCACAGCTAAAGAACACCGGCCGGCCTATTCATCGGATGGTGATTACTTCTCCAAGCCAAACAAGGATGATGTAGTGGAAAAAGTGTATGCGCTGATGCAAGAAGCCGAGCCTAACCGGTTTAGTTCGTTATACTAG
- the ald gene encoding alanine dehydrogenase has product MIIGVPKEIKNNENRVALTPAGTQELVKRGHTVYVEQSAGVGSGFSDAEYSKAGAKLIATAAEVFNLAEMIIKVKEPIEQEYKLIRKDQLVFTYFHFASYEPLTKAMIASGAVCLAYETVERVDGSLPLLIPMSEVAGRMAVQEGAKYLEKPLKGRGILLGGVPGVKPAKVLILGGGVVGTNAAKIAAGMGADVTIMDVNLNRLRYLDDVMPKNVHTMVSNEYAIRELVKDHDLIIGGVLIPGAKAPKLITRDMLKTMRPGTVLVDVAVDQGGCIETCTPTTHENPTFIIDDVVHYCVANMPGAVPYTSTLALTNATLPYAIRLANQGWKRACQESTELRSGLNVMFGEVVYKGVADAFNLPYADVKKFL; this is encoded by the coding sequence ATGATTATTGGCGTTCCAAAAGAAATCAAGAATAATGAAAACCGTGTTGCATTAACACCAGCCGGAACTCAGGAACTGGTAAAGCGCGGTCATACAGTTTATGTGGAGCAATCTGCCGGTGTAGGCAGCGGGTTTTCGGATGCCGAATATTCAAAAGCGGGCGCCAAACTTATTGCCACGGCCGCTGAGGTATTTAACCTCGCTGAAATGATTATAAAAGTAAAAGAGCCTATTGAGCAGGAATACAAGCTCATCAGAAAAGATCAACTGGTTTTTACCTATTTCCATTTCGCCTCATACGAGCCGCTTACCAAAGCCATGATTGCCAGCGGTGCGGTGTGCCTGGCTTACGAAACCGTTGAACGGGTTGACGGCAGCCTGCCGTTGCTTATTCCTATGTCGGAAGTTGCCGGCCGCATGGCTGTGCAGGAGGGCGCCAAGTACCTGGAAAAACCATTGAAGGGCCGTGGAATTTTATTGGGCGGAGTGCCGGGTGTAAAACCGGCCAAAGTGCTCATTCTGGGCGGTGGCGTGGTTGGTACCAATGCCGCCAAAATTGCAGCCGGTATGGGCGCTGATGTTACTATAATGGATGTAAATCTTAACCGCCTGCGTTACCTCGATGACGTTATGCCCAAGAATGTGCACACCATGGTATCGAACGAATATGCCATCCGCGAATTGGTAAAAGATCACGACCTGATTATTGGAGGTGTTTTAATTCCTGGCGCAAAAGCCCCCAAACTGATTACCCGCGATATGCTGAAAACCATGAGGCCTGGTACCGTACTGGTTGATGTGGCCGTTGATCAGGGGGGTTGTATTGAAACCTGTACACCCACCACCCACGAAAACCCCACGTTTATTATTGATGATGTTGTTCATTATTGCGTGGCCAACATGCCGGGTGCTGTGCCCTATACTTCTACCTTAGCCTTAACCAACGCCACATTACCGTACGCCATCCGCCTGGCCAACCAGGGATGGAAACGGGCCTGCCAGGAGAGTACCGAATTGCGCAGCGGTCTTAATGTGATGTTCGGTGAGGTGGTTTACAAAGGTGTAGCCGATGCATTTAATCTGCCCTACGCAGACGTAAAGAAGTTTTTGTAA
- a CDS encoding translocation/assembly module TamB, whose amino-acid sequence MKLQVIKNQVLYWLKSLALYGIYISVLLLLSSFFLLQIPAVQTRITKGILSSVSNKTGFKTTVGQVEFYWFDRIMIERFAIVDPEGNTMIGAHRLQVNFSFNGIFGDKNIRIDAVAADSARVFLTRIQETDSTRNLNINVFSKRLRSADSKSTATSSSINIGEAILQHSTFAYATDQDSVPSGFDYNHFTVNLHEAELQRLLLQGDTVQFNVASFQATETHNNFNIRQLETFFRYSENCLEFRGLNLQAGKSLISDTLVFTFADDDDLDDFVNKVSIRAHFTKTILHPNDLALFFPETRILPHPLQLSGNITGSISDFHFTDMAVETGNTRLNGTLQMEGLPDINETFIVLTLQQSQVDFTDLGFVMNEAVTKRLKPLGRVKLTGQFLGYPTDFVATGNFASSIGHIHSDINLKLDESDFDQSTYRGRLALTDFHLGKYLNDTTNFQLVSMDGQIDGYGLTFNAADFTLKGSISALGIKGYTYTAIETNARFASQLFKGKLSVDDPNLQLSINGSVDLRNSVNRFDFTGVIDTLNLDKINLAPRPLFIHTKMDVAMQGLVLDSLRGKATLSDITVVYKDESLNLNQITLEALRNQQQRRLNLYTTVADAAVSGNFYFSDLFTDLQRLLKEFYLNIENNQENITAYYANKKQVLKQYHADFSIQLKDIQSVMELSDIPLSISKNTHIEGRFSNGQTTNLQAFTRFDSITYGSQSFFKNQVEISASKIADSTRTLAMIYIQSASQQLASNTVTDNLTLEAIWDSHEINIEFGLRQKDALAVTMHTSVNFLDSTYIRFRPSAIKLLEQTWSFDPTNEIVIKGKEWAFRHVTLTNQRQTIGLTGKLSADSARTLTLFVKDFDMQSINPLIARKIQGITNATVILTNYYGQPTIQNKLTIRELIVDGFLIGDITGNNLWDPEVNLFNLNFFIDRLGNRIVNCDGHYNPAETSSPLNVTARLKQANLKIFEPFLDELFSKFEGTITGNYSVTGTVSDPKLNGSGRVENGGLVINYLNTAYQFNGLIGLTPSSIYFEEVNLTDAFRNRGELQGTITHYNFGNMEVNLVAKFTDFQVLNTTAQDNTLFYGQAYATGDVSITGPVNNLKITANATTRKNTKLFIPVSGMTTTEQKDFITFVSFTDSTYLVNQQKEIDKRINLTGLTIDFNIDVTPDAYCEIIFDLKAGDIIRGRGTGKLKLQLDTQGEFNMFGPLEFTEGWYNFTLYDIINKEFQVKPGSRITWYGDPYQAVLNIDAAYNQLASLAPILSDPTLSEVTQIKRKYPVQVLLKLEGPMLAPQITFDIDAKDLPKSIPVDGRPPVALDLEFYSFKSKMDEQELKKQVFSLIILRRFSPLESSISMSGSVANSVSELLSNQLSYWMSQVDENLVIDVDLGTMDQETFNTFQLRLSYTFLNGRLRVTGDGTFNNQPGSTTSGNQQSNAAPVAGDWTVDYLLTPDGTFKVKMFSRTNVNQLATNTANQTTLTTGVSLMYTRSFNELKDLLKASRNRNLRKPEEDTIDEPAKENEGN is encoded by the coding sequence ATGAAACTGCAAGTTATCAAAAATCAGGTATTGTATTGGCTCAAAAGCCTTGCGCTTTACGGTATCTATATCAGTGTGTTGCTCCTCCTTTCCTCCTTTTTCCTTCTGCAGATACCGGCCGTTCAAACACGCATTACCAAAGGAATTCTCTCATCTGTTTCGAACAAAACCGGTTTTAAAACTACGGTCGGCCAGGTTGAATTCTACTGGTTCGACCGGATTATGATTGAGCGTTTCGCCATTGTCGACCCGGAAGGAAACACCATGATAGGCGCACACCGGCTGCAGGTAAACTTTTCATTTAACGGGATTTTCGGTGATAAGAACATCCGTATTGATGCTGTGGCAGCCGACAGCGCAAGGGTTTTCTTAACCCGCATTCAGGAAACCGATTCAACCCGTAACCTCAACATCAATGTGTTTTCTAAACGACTCCGGAGCGCTGACAGCAAATCAACGGCAACAAGCAGCAGTATAAACATAGGCGAAGCTATTCTGCAGCATTCAACCTTTGCATATGCAACCGACCAGGACAGTGTTCCGTCAGGCTTCGATTACAATCATTTTACAGTAAACCTGCACGAGGCTGAACTGCAGCGACTTTTATTGCAGGGCGATACAGTGCAATTTAATGTGGCTTCATTCCAGGCAACTGAAACCCATAACAATTTTAACATCCGGCAACTGGAAACGTTCTTTCGTTATTCCGAGAATTGCCTGGAGTTCAGGGGACTGAACTTACAAGCCGGTAAAAGCCTAATTTCTGATACGTTGGTGTTTACGTTTGCCGATGATGATGACCTGGATGACTTTGTAAACAAAGTATCCATTCGCGCACATTTCACCAAAACCATACTCCATCCAAATGATCTGGCGTTGTTTTTTCCGGAAACCCGAATACTACCCCACCCGCTGCAGCTAAGCGGAAACATTACCGGTAGCATCAGCGATTTCCACTTTACGGATATGGCCGTTGAGACCGGGAATACCCGGCTAAACGGAACGCTGCAAATGGAGGGACTGCCGGATATTAACGAAACGTTTATTGTACTCACGCTGCAACAATCGCAGGTTGATTTTACCGACCTGGGCTTTGTTATGAATGAGGCAGTTACCAAACGGTTAAAACCCTTAGGCCGCGTAAAACTTACCGGCCAATTTCTGGGTTACCCTACCGACTTTGTGGCTACGGGCAATTTTGCCAGCAGCATCGGGCACATCCACTCCGACATAAACCTGAAATTAGACGAAAGCGATTTTGATCAATCAACGTACAGAGGCCGCCTTGCGCTAACTGATTTTCATTTAGGAAAATACCTGAACGATACAACCAATTTTCAATTGGTAAGCATGGACGGGCAAATAGACGGATACGGACTGACTTTTAACGCTGCTGATTTTACGCTCAAGGGAAGCATATCAGCCCTCGGAATAAAGGGGTACACTTATACAGCCATCGAAACCAACGCCCGGTTTGCCAGTCAGTTGTTTAAAGGCAAACTATCGGTGGATGATCCGAACCTGCAGCTGAGTATTAACGGCTCGGTTGACCTTCGCAATTCTGTTAACCGGTTTGACTTTACCGGAGTAATCGATACACTGAACCTGGATAAAATCAACCTTGCCCCCAGGCCGTTATTCATACATACAAAAATGGACGTGGCTATGCAAGGCCTGGTGCTTGACAGCCTCCGGGGTAAAGCAACACTCAGTGACATAACCGTGGTTTATAAGGACGAGTCGCTTAACCTTAACCAGATTACACTGGAAGCCCTGCGGAACCAACAACAACGAAGATTGAATTTATACACAACCGTAGCGGATGCAGCAGTATCGGGCAATTTCTATTTCTCTGATTTATTTACCGATTTGCAGCGGCTACTAAAGGAATTTTACCTGAACATTGAAAACAACCAGGAGAACATTACCGCATACTATGCCAATAAGAAACAAGTGCTTAAACAATACCATGCTGATTTTTCGATACAGTTAAAGGATATTCAATCCGTAATGGAACTTTCTGATATCCCGCTTTCGATTAGTAAAAATACCCACATTGAAGGACGTTTTTCAAACGGCCAAACCACCAATCTACAGGCCTTTACCCGGTTCGATTCAATAACCTATGGATCACAATCGTTCTTTAAAAACCAGGTTGAAATAAGTGCATCGAAAATTGCCGACAGCACCCGTACCCTGGCGATGATATACATTCAATCGGCCAGCCAACAACTTGCAAGTAACACGGTAACTGATAACCTGACGTTGGAGGCCATCTGGGACAGCCATGAAATTAATATTGAATTTGGCCTTCGGCAAAAAGATGCCCTTGCGGTTACTATGCATACATCAGTAAACTTTCTCGATAGCACCTATATCCGCTTCAGACCCTCCGCGATTAAACTGCTGGAACAAACCTGGTCGTTCGATCCAACAAACGAGATTGTAATTAAAGGAAAAGAATGGGCCTTCAGGCATGTAACCCTGACGAACCAACGACAAACCATCGGCCTGACCGGCAAGTTATCTGCTGACTCAGCACGTACGCTAACCCTGTTTGTAAAAGATTTTGACATGCAATCGATTAACCCCCTGATTGCACGCAAAATTCAGGGAATAACCAATGCCACGGTTATACTTACCAACTACTACGGCCAGCCCACTATTCAGAACAAACTAACCATCCGAGAACTTATCGTTGATGGTTTTCTTATTGGTGATATCACCGGGAATAACCTGTGGGATCCGGAGGTTAATCTTTTTAATCTTAATTTTTTCATCGACCGCCTGGGTAACCGCATTGTAAATTGTGACGGCCACTATAATCCGGCCGAAACAAGCAGCCCGCTTAACGTAACTGCCCGATTAAAACAGGCTAACCTGAAAATTTTTGAACCTTTTTTAGACGAATTGTTCAGCAAATTTGAGGGAACAATTACCGGAAATTACTCCGTTACCGGAACAGTATCCGATCCGAAACTTAACGGTTCAGGTCGTGTAGAAAACGGTGGACTGGTAATCAATTACCTGAACACAGCCTACCAATTTAATGGCCTTATCGGGCTAACCCCATCATCCATTTATTTTGAGGAGGTTAATCTTACCGATGCATTTCGTAATCGCGGAGAACTGCAGGGCACGATTACACATTATAATTTCGGAAACATGGAAGTAAACCTGGTGGCAAAATTTACCGACTTCCAGGTATTAAATACCACCGCCCAGGACAATACCCTGTTTTATGGCCAGGCCTATGCAACGGGCGATGTTAGCATTACCGGCCCGGTTAATAACCTTAAAATAACCGCCAATGCCACCACCCGAAAAAACACAAAGCTGTTTATTCCTGTTAGCGGAATGACAACTACTGAACAAAAAGACTTTATCACCTTTGTTAGCTTTACTGACTCAACCTACCTGGTGAACCAGCAAAAAGAAATCGACAAGCGGATAAACCTGACCGGTTTAACAATTGATTTCAATATTGATGTTACCCCGGATGCCTACTGCGAAATCATTTTCGATCTAAAGGCCGGAGACATCATACGCGGCCGCGGTACCGGCAAACTTAAACTGCAACTCGATACCCAGGGCGAATTCAACATGTTTGGCCCTCTTGAGTTTACTGAAGGCTGGTATAACTTTACACTCTACGACATCATTAACAAGGAATTTCAGGTTAAACCAGGCAGCCGCATCACCTGGTATGGCGATCCCTACCAGGCCGTTCTCAACATTGATGCAGCCTATAACCAATTGGCTTCGCTTGCCCCTATACTGTCAGATCCAACACTTAGCGAAGTCACACAAATCAAGCGCAAATATCCTGTTCAGGTATTATTGAAACTGGAGGGACCCATGCTGGCACCGCAAATTACATTTGATATTGATGCGAAAGACCTTCCAAAATCCATACCCGTTGATGGCCGGCCTCCGGTAGCGTTGGATCTGGAATTCTACTCGTTCAAAAGCAAGATGGACGAACAGGAATTAAAGAAGCAGGTATTCAGCCTGATTATTCTGAGAAGGTTTTCGCCCCTGGAATCCTCTATCAGCATGAGCGGATCAGTTGCCAACAGTGTAAGCGAACTACTCTCCAACCAATTAAGCTACTGGATGAGCCAGGTGGATGAAAATCTGGTTATTGATGTTGACCTGGGCACCATGGATCAGGAAACCTTTAACACCTTTCAACTCCGGTTATCATACACCTTTCTCAACGGGAGGCTTCGGGTAACCGGTGACGGCACCTTTAACAACCAACCCGGTTCAACCACCTCCGGCAATCAGCAGAGTAATGCAGCGCCCGTTGCCGGTGACTGGACTGTGGATTACCTGCTTACGCCCGATGGAACATTCAAGGTAAAAATGTTTAGCCGTACCAATGTAAACCAACTCGCTACCAATACAGCCAACCAAACTACCCTTACCACCGGTGTGAGCCTGATGTACACCCGCAGTTTTAATGAATTAAAAGACCTGCTGAAAGCCAGCCGAAACAGGAACTTACGCAAACCGGAAGAAGACACCATCGATGAACCGGCTAAAGAAAATGAAGGCAACTAA